From a single Pararge aegeria chromosome 16, ilParAegt1.1, whole genome shotgun sequence genomic region:
- the LOC120630573 gene encoding fas-binding factor 1 homolog: protein MSFNIEDPLAGILSDGSDDSFFDDNILGKKKPTKKKETPTAERKNALFDIGEPTTQTSSSKPEDKDFFGDTSLKRESSYNEERNVQKMSPNPFVRTMSRDSNRLNQSEAKNNFAAEKIEVTKSPGKVKPSASIDKLNILDDKLKPLDRSKNSQYLLDDILGGSSMKTGISNQSTRPATTAKKQEFDLDSILGSSEPKQTTSSKMESQKTAKNEPPQNIKPKKGKSSDDWLGIFEETDNGVEEEDPENYVPEWLGGGNKKKKSLKEPIVESKLSKQSHSGENLKIQDETVKSLKTATDTNIDKVMQVDPTTNFSKLGINQEDITMEGASIYLQQQESQLMIALQLKAQDEKLASMQLRQKESQRVQRDAALAQHDQVDAMLRRQAEHRQQMQNIIAAHQERITQRIKALLGDANTENDEVHGVRYEYEGSDQCKETPFAKERKQLLQLVQSLQENHDKEVDLMETSYRRQLAFLEVSFTQTEERMKEESDKLVRFYAEKISWLDEHHQLYKRTYEENLSTLTERHKNEHDMLRQQHLDNIKVLQDHHTTLMENIKNAVKQEQALIKDSASFSADLHELLSNVITSNEKCGKLYEKFESLSQNTQRDSERSLQIRETQITDMIEQLRKEREYFEKEKSESKNVVIMLEARLKQMTSMIEEESALLRQKKMEFEFEKATFSKQTEFAKNVLKKQDEEIKTLKEETQKEYQDKIVKIEEERAKALKDSALVAKEKSSIQSLKMELEKTKAELQAQLEELTEERTKINTEKQELHLEEQRVMSKSRDLDLLAKSAMEKQSQADKKYSEAEFLQKKYEDRIRRVQEHVVSLNAREKQIAKEKVALSRERLSLHNERKEIDNRQQCSLCRNSQYNTEYAYMPYNLPVSRDYKNLSREYGNLSSPVNLVEAEMAQLMGRVRQDINVDGVDGNQEPGPYKDYMDPKLMMLRLDVQQVISRLDQTKKDEEKINDLQE, encoded by the exons ATGAGTTTTAATATCGAAGATCCATTAGCAGGTATTCTAAGTGACGGTAGCGACGACAGCTTCTTTGACGATAATATACTCGGTAAGAAAAAGCcaacaaagaaaaaagaaacgcCTACAGCGGAGCGGAAAAACGCTTTGTTTGACATAGGGGAGCCAACAACACAAACAAGTAGTTCAAAACCTgaagataaagatttttttggagATACAAGTTTGAAAAGAGAGTCTTCATACAATGAGGAAAgaaatgtacaaaaaatgtCTCCAAATCCTTTTGTACGTACGATGTCTAGAGATTCAAACAGACTTAATCAGAGTGaagctaaaaataattttgcagcTGAAAAAATAGAAGTCACAAAGTCTCCGGGTAAAGTTAAACCTAGCGCAAGCATTGACAAGCTAAACATTTTAGACGATAAATTGAAACCTCTAGATAGGAGTAAAAATTCGCAATATTTATTAGACGATATATTGGGCGGCTCATCTATGAAAACAGGAATATCAAATCAATCAACAAGGCCTGCTACAACTGCAAAAAAACAAGAATTTGATTTAGATTCTATCCTTGGAAGCTCAGAGCCTAAACAAACCACATCAAGTAAAATGGAATCacaaaaaactgcaaaaaatgaGCCCCCCCaaaatataaaaccaaaaaaaggcAAGTCCAGTGATGATTGGCTTGGAATTTTTGAAGAAACAGATAATGGTGTCGAAGAAGAAGACCCGGAGAATTATGTTCCAGAATGGTTAGGTGGTGGTaacaagaagaaaaagtctCTCAAGGAACCAATAGTAGAAAGTAAGCTATCTAAGCAAAGCCATTCTGGAGAAAATCTTAAGATTCAAGATGAAACTGTTAAATCTTTGAAAACCGCCACCGATACTAATATAGATAAGGTTATGCAAGTTGATCCCACTACAAATTTTTCAAAACTGGGTATAAATCAGGAAGATATTACAATGGAAGGAGCATCTATTTACTTACAACAACAGGAGTCTCAGCTAATGATTGCTCTGCAGTTGAAAGCGCAAGATGAAAAGTTAGCTTCCATGCAGT TGCGTCAGAAAGAAAGCCAACGTGTGCAACGTGATGCCGCGCTAGCACAACACGATCAGGTTGATGCGATGCTTCGAAGACAAGCGGAACACAGACAGCAAATGCAAAATATCATTGCCGCCCATCAGGAGCGAATTACACAGAggataaaa gcTTTATTAGGTGATGCTAATACTGAGAACGACGAAGTTCACGGAGTGCGTTATGAATATGAAGGTTCAGATCAATGTAAGGAGACTCCATTCGCAAAGGAGAGAAAGCAGTTGTTGCAGCTCGTCCAGTCTTTACAAGAAAACCATGATAAGGAAGTAGATTTAATGGAAACTTCATATAG ACGACAGCTAGCTTTCTTAGAGGTTTCTTTTACTCAAACAGAAGAAAGAATGAAAGAAGAAAGCGATAAACTCGTTAGATTCTACGCTGAAAAAATAAGTTGGTTGGATGAACATCATCAGTTGTATAAAAGAACGTACGAAGAAAATTTAAGTACTTTAACAGAAAGACATAAGAATGAACACGATATGTTAAGACAACAACATTTGGACAATATTAAAGTTTTACAGGATCACCATACAACTTTAATGGAAAATATCAA AAATGCGGTTAAACAGGAGCAAGCTCTCATAAAAGACTCTGCTAGCTTTTCGGCAGATCTACACGAGTTATTATCCAACGTGATAACGAGTAATGAGAAATGTggtaaattatatgaaaaattcGAATCACTATCGCAAAACACTCAACGGGATTCCGAAAGGAGTTTGCAAATCCGAGAAACACAGATTACAG ATATGATTGAACAACTGAGAAAAGAAAgagaatattttgaaaaagagAAATCGGAAAGCAAAAATGTGGTCATCATGTTGGAGGCAAGACTCAAGCAAATGACATCG ATGATAGAAGAAGAATCTGCATTGTTAAGGCAGAAGAAAATGGAATTTGAGTTCGAAAAAGCGACATTTAGTAAACAAACTGAATTCGCTAAGAATGTCTTGAAGAAACAAGACGAAGAAATTAag acGTTAAAAGAAGAGACACAAAAGGAATACCAAGATAAAATCGTGAAGATAGAGGAAGAAAGGGCAAAAGCTTTGAAAGACAGCGCTTTGGTGGCTAAGGAGAAATCTTCAATACAAAGTTTGAAGATGGAACTGGAA AAAACAAAGGCCGAATTGCAAGCGCAGTTAGAAGAGTTAACAGAAGAAAGGACGAAAATAAATACCGAGAAGCAGGAATTGCATTTGGAAGAGCAGAGGGTTATGTCGAA aagcAGAGATTTAGACCTATTAGCCAAATCAGCAATGGAGAAACAGTCTCAAGCGGACAAGAAGTATTCCGAAGCTGAATTCCTCCAGAAGAAATACGAGGATAGGATTCGAAGAGTTCAGGAACATGTTGTATCACTTAATGCGAGAGAAAAACAAATTGCCAAGGAAAAGGTGGCGTTATCTCGTGAGAGATTGAGTCTACATAACGAAAGAAAAGAGATAGATAATCGCCAACAGTGTTCATTATGCAGAAACTCCCAATATAATACTGAATATGCTTATATGCCATACAATTTGCCTGTATCGAGAGATTATAAGAATTTATCAAGGGAATATGGGAATTTGAGTTCTCCTGTAAATTTGGTAGAGGCTGAAATGGCTCAACTTATGGGTAGGGTAAGACAAGATATCAACGTTGATGGGGTTGATGGTAATCAGGAACCTGGGCCGTATAAG GATTACATGGATCCGAAACTAATGATGCTGCGATTAGATGTTCAGCAAGTAATAAGTCGTTTAGACCAAACTAAGAAAGATGAAGAAAAAATTAATGATCTCCAGGAATAA
- the LOC120630286 gene encoding ubiquitin domain-containing protein UBFD1-like, with translation MDYIASEKGDTAENRDPNSLVANGSSKPDMECEPSVDHGSSHNEDPTEGGACASSSTEDSELCEIPEQVEFIVVFNKNKHDVTFAYDATVLELKAHLERISGVPQSAQKLIIKGMARDTATLRNSGIVKGGKVMLVGSKMDDILAVKSAPKEILEEKNNSQTSKELFCTQKIHRKVLDKGIPPDVMPGIKGIKEPLPPVPVSGMLNKHGGKVRLTFKPEQDQLWLGTKERTEKLAMTSIKSIVSEPITEHEEYHIMGLQLGPTEASRYWIYWVPAQYVEAIKDAVLGVWQFF, from the exons ATGGATTATATAG CTTCAGAAAAGGGAGACACCGCAGAAAATCGTGATCCGAACTCCTTAGTAGCTAATGGCAGCTCTAAACCTGATATGGAATGCGAACCTTCTGTTGATCATGGGAGTTCACACAACGAAGATCCCACAGAGGGTGGAGCCTGTGCTTCTTCGTCAACAGAGGACTCGGAACTGTGCGAGATCCCGGAACAGGTCGAATTTATCGtagtttttaacaaaaacaaacatgaCGTGACGTTTGCATATGATGCAACCGTTTTAGAACTTAAAGCTCATTTAGAGAGAATATCCGGCGTGCCGCAGTCCGCTCAGAAACTTATAATCAAAGGCATGGCCCGAGATACTGCCACATTGAGGAATTCGGGAATAGTCAAGGGTGGAAAAGTCATGCTAGTTGGATCCAAAATGGATGATATTTTGGCTGTGAAAAGTGCACCAAAG GAAATtctagaagaaaaaaataatagtcagACAAGTAAGGAGCTGTTCTGCACGCAAAAGATACACAGGAAAGTCTTAGATAAAGGTATTCCCCCAGATGTAATGCCTGGAATCAAAGGAATTAAG GAGCCCCTACCCCCTGTGCCAGTAAGTGGGATGTTAAACAAACATGGAGGCAAAGTCAGGCTCACATTCAAGCCTGAACAGGATCAGCTCTGGCTAGGAACCAAAGAACGCACTGAGAAACTTGCCATGACTTCTATCAAAA GTATCGTATCGGAACCCATCACAGAACATGAGGAATATCATATTATG GGACTTCAACTAGGCCCTACTGAAGCTTCAAGATATTGGATATATTGGGTGCCAGCACAATATGTTGAAGCCATAAAGGATGCAGTACTTGGTGTGTGGCAATTCTTCTAA
- the LOC120630284 gene encoding uncharacterized protein LOC120630284 isoform X3, which yields MQKLTKEKSIRRKLKLIQRTALQKGIDEVLIKNFNFICCIGENKETNLFAGLNRKIIITVGVSFISLLLVNLAADYILSARCLIPINHLVWEAARPLADCRYCANVTKPIILQNVTRQGFREVFEMPAARVKNERGQEPWYVGWGNCDPDILANIRKYYAVPEFLPEDAEFPVTENLFFGYEMGAVMHLDYIPRLMWQGQVRGKKTWSLIPVPECENVCHKFQYYVEPGDVVLLDTRLWYHATSIPKGQFSMTVQSEYG from the exons ATGCAAAAGctcaccaaagaaaaaagtatacGAAGAAAGTTAAAACTGATCCAAAGAACTGCACTACAAAAGGGGATTGacgaagttttaattaaaaactttaattttatttgttgcaTTGGAGAGAATAAAGAAACCAATTTATTTGCAGGTTTaaataggaaaataataataacagttgGTGTATCATTTATATCGTTATTGTTAGTAAATTTAGCGGCAGATTATATATTAAGTGCAAGGTGTTTGATACCTATTAATCACTTGGTGTGGGAAGCGGCACGTCCTCTTGCTGATTGTAGATATTGTGCGAATGTTACGAAACCGATTATATTGCAGAACGTTACGCGTCAAGGCTTTCGG GAGGTATTTGAAATGCCAGCTGCAAGGGTGAAAAATGAGCGTGGCCAAGAACCTTGGTATGTTGGTTG GGGCAACTGTGACCCAGACATTTTAGCTAACATCCGAAAGTATTATGCAGTACCAGAGTTTCTTCCAGAAGATGCAGAGTTCCCAGTGACTGAAAATCTATTTTTTGGATATGAGATGGGAGCTGTTATGCAT TTAGACTATATCCCAAGACTGATGTGGCAAGGGCAGGTGAGAGGTAAAAAAACTTGGTCTTTAATACCTGTGCCAGAATGTGAAAATGTTTGCCATAAATTCCAATATTATGTGGAGCCAGGAGATGTGG TTCTACTAGACACAAGGCTCTGGTACCATGCTACGAGTATTCCAAAAGGACAGTTTTCTATGACTGTGCAGTCTGAATATGGCTGA
- the LOC120630284 gene encoding uncharacterized protein LOC120630284 isoform X1, whose amino-acid sequence MQKLTKEKSIRRKLKLIQRTALQKGIDEVLIKNFNFICCIGENKETNLFAGLNRKIIITVGVSFISLLLVNLAADYILSARCLIPINHLVWEAARPLADCRYCANVTKPIILQNVTRQGFRKYAYSSKPIIVKHAISHWRAITDINFSMLKKLYESTAGSYESLEEGCQFLNFKTNLFTLKEVFEMPAARVKNERGQEPWYVGWGNCDPDILANIRKYYAVPEFLPEDAEFPVTENLFFGYEMGAVMHLDYIPRLMWQGQVRGKKTWSLIPVPECENVCHKFQYYVEPGDVVLLDTRLWYHATSIPKGQFSMTVQSEYG is encoded by the exons ATGCAAAAGctcaccaaagaaaaaagtatacGAAGAAAGTTAAAACTGATCCAAAGAACTGCACTACAAAAGGGGATTGacgaagttttaattaaaaactttaattttatttgttgcaTTGGAGAGAATAAAGAAACCAATTTATTTGCAGGTTTaaataggaaaataataataacagttgGTGTATCATTTATATCGTTATTGTTAGTAAATTTAGCGGCAGATTATATATTAAGTGCAAGGTGTTTGATACCTATTAATCACTTGGTGTGGGAAGCGGCACGTCCTCTTGCTGATTGTAGATATTGTGCGAATGTTACGAAACCGATTATATTGCAGAACGTTACGCGTCAAGGCTTTCGG aaatatgCGTACTCATCAAAACCGATTATAGTGAAACATGCCATAAGTCATTGGAGAGCTATAAcagatattaatttttccatgttaaaaaaattgtatgaaagtACTGCAGGTAGCTATGAGAGTCTTGAAGAAGGTTGCCAGTTTTTGAACTTTAAAACTAATCTTTTTACATTAAAGGAGGTATTTGAAATGCCAGCTGCAAGGGTGAAAAATGAGCGTGGCCAAGAACCTTGGTATGTTGGTTG GGGCAACTGTGACCCAGACATTTTAGCTAACATCCGAAAGTATTATGCAGTACCAGAGTTTCTTCCAGAAGATGCAGAGTTCCCAGTGACTGAAAATCTATTTTTTGGATATGAGATGGGAGCTGTTATGCAT TTAGACTATATCCCAAGACTGATGTGGCAAGGGCAGGTGAGAGGTAAAAAAACTTGGTCTTTAATACCTGTGCCAGAATGTGAAAATGTTTGCCATAAATTCCAATATTATGTGGAGCCAGGAGATGTGG TTCTACTAGACACAAGGCTCTGGTACCATGCTACGAGTATTCCAAAAGGACAGTTTTCTATGACTGTGCAGTCTGAATATGGCTGA
- the LOC120630284 gene encoding uncharacterized protein LOC120630284 isoform X4 — translation MLKKLYESTAGSYESLEEGCQFLNFKTNLFTLKEVFEMPAARVKNERGQEPWYVGWGNCDPDILANIRKYYAVPEFLPEDAEFPVTENLFFGYEMGAVMHLDYIPRLMWQGQVRGKKTWSLIPVPECENVCHKFQYYVEPGDVVLLDTRLWYHATSIPKGQFSMTVQSEYG, via the exons atgttaaaaaaattgtatgaaagtACTGCAGGTAGCTATGAGAGTCTTGAAGAAGGTTGCCAGTTTTTGAACTTTAAAACTAATCTTTTTACATTAAAGGAGGTATTTGAAATGCCAGCTGCAAGGGTGAAAAATGAGCGTGGCCAAGAACCTTGGTATGTTGGTTG GGGCAACTGTGACCCAGACATTTTAGCTAACATCCGAAAGTATTATGCAGTACCAGAGTTTCTTCCAGAAGATGCAGAGTTCCCAGTGACTGAAAATCTATTTTTTGGATATGAGATGGGAGCTGTTATGCAT TTAGACTATATCCCAAGACTGATGTGGCAAGGGCAGGTGAGAGGTAAAAAAACTTGGTCTTTAATACCTGTGCCAGAATGTGAAAATGTTTGCCATAAATTCCAATATTATGTGGAGCCAGGAGATGTGG TTCTACTAGACACAAGGCTCTGGTACCATGCTACGAGTATTCCAAAAGGACAGTTTTCTATGACTGTGCAGTCTGAATATGGCTGA
- the LOC120630284 gene encoding uncharacterized protein LOC120630284 isoform X2 has protein sequence MQKLTKEKSIRRKLKLIQRTALQKGIDEVLIKNFNFICCIGENKETNLFAGLNRKIIITVGVSFISLLLVNLAADYILSARCLIPINHLVWEAARPLADCRYCANVTKPIILQNVTRQGFRKYAYSSKPIIVKHAISHWRAITDINFSMLKKLYESTAGSYESLEEGCQFLNFKTNLFTLKEVFEMPAARVKNERGQEPWYVGWGNCDPDILANIRKYYAVPEFLPEDAEFPVTENLFFGYEMGAVMHVNNFRLYPKTDVARAGER, from the exons ATGCAAAAGctcaccaaagaaaaaagtatacGAAGAAAGTTAAAACTGATCCAAAGAACTGCACTACAAAAGGGGATTGacgaagttttaattaaaaactttaattttatttgttgcaTTGGAGAGAATAAAGAAACCAATTTATTTGCAGGTTTaaataggaaaataataataacagttgGTGTATCATTTATATCGTTATTGTTAGTAAATTTAGCGGCAGATTATATATTAAGTGCAAGGTGTTTGATACCTATTAATCACTTGGTGTGGGAAGCGGCACGTCCTCTTGCTGATTGTAGATATTGTGCGAATGTTACGAAACCGATTATATTGCAGAACGTTACGCGTCAAGGCTTTCGG aaatatgCGTACTCATCAAAACCGATTATAGTGAAACATGCCATAAGTCATTGGAGAGCTATAAcagatattaatttttccatgttaaaaaaattgtatgaaagtACTGCAGGTAGCTATGAGAGTCTTGAAGAAGGTTGCCAGTTTTTGAACTTTAAAACTAATCTTTTTACATTAAAGGAGGTATTTGAAATGCCAGCTGCAAGGGTGAAAAATGAGCGTGGCCAAGAACCTTGGTATGTTGGTTG GGGCAACTGTGACCCAGACATTTTAGCTAACATCCGAAAGTATTATGCAGTACCAGAGTTTCTTCCAGAAGATGCAGAGTTCCCAGTGACTGAAAATCTATTTTTTGGATATGAGATGGGAGCTGTTATGCATGTAAACAATT TTAGACTATATCCCAAGACTGATGTGGCAAGGGCAGGTGAGAGGTAA